One genomic window of Methanobacterium sp. includes the following:
- a CDS encoding RDD family protein, translated as MQNLWGKRFTALIIDAFVISLIIWILSALIYPLIGLVGGFGILNYWPILTVLIITGYFTYLEGNYSTTFGKTLMKIRVVSDKDKLNYQKAFIRNLSKILWIPLIIDLIAGYAAGGSKIRYLDKIAGTDVISLAVEDKKAAENSKEPESVV; from the coding sequence ATGCAGAATTTATGGGGAAAAAGATTTACAGCTCTAATAATAGACGCTTTTGTTATATCATTAATCATCTGGATTTTAAGTGCTTTAATTTATCCTTTAATTGGATTAGTTGGAGGATTTGGAATTTTAAATTACTGGCCCATATTGACAGTATTAATCATTACTGGGTATTTCACTTATCTTGAGGGTAATTACAGCACAACTTTTGGCAAAACTTTAATGAAAATCAGAGTTGTATCAGATAAAGACAAACTGAACTACCAGAAGGCTTTTATAAGAAATTTATCTAAAATACTATGGATTCCCCTAATTATTGATCTCATTGCAGGATATGCTGCAGGGGGCTCTAAAATAAGGTATTTAGATAAAATTGCAGGTACTGATGTAATCAGTTTAGCAGTTGAAGATAAAAAGGCAGCAGAAAACTCAAAAGAGCCAGAAAGTGTCGTATAA
- the hemL gene encoding glutamate-1-semialdehyde 2,1-aminomutase: MKSEQLFKEAKNYLPGGVDSPVRAYKPYPFFAKHGKGSKIFDVDGNAYIDYCLAYGPLVLGHANYLVINAVKNQLEQGSAFGVPTQKEIDLAKLVIKKVPCAEMVRFVNSGTEATMSAIRLARAATGKKKIIKFEGSYHGAHDYVLVKSGSGAAGLPDSPGVPEDTTKNTVLVPFNDEEAILDLVQNDIAAIIVEPVMGNIGCIPPKEGYLKFLRKITEENNIILIFDEVITGFRIAEGGAQEYYNVTPDLVTLGKILGGGFPMGALAGKKELMEMIAPSGSVYQAGTFNGNPISVTAGLSMLNQLDKKFYTEMDNKGTYLRGLIGDILEDNGLNYKLAGLSSMFQIYFTENEVYDYKDAKTANTDMFTGYFHKLLKEGIFVPPSQFECCFISLMHDNEELDKTAEIIDSYMKKLK, from the coding sequence ATGAAATCAGAACAATTATTTAAAGAAGCCAAAAACTACCTGCCAGGGGGAGTTGATTCACCGGTTAGGGCGTATAAGCCATATCCTTTTTTTGCAAAACATGGAAAAGGATCCAAAATTTTTGATGTTGATGGAAACGCTTATATTGATTATTGTCTTGCATACGGGCCACTTGTTCTGGGTCATGCTAATTATCTTGTTATTAATGCTGTTAAGAACCAGTTAGAGCAGGGTTCAGCATTCGGCGTACCCACTCAAAAGGAAATAGATCTTGCAAAACTGGTAATTAAAAAAGTACCATGTGCAGAAATGGTTCGTTTTGTTAATTCAGGTACAGAAGCTACTATGAGTGCGATTAGACTTGCAAGGGCAGCTACAGGTAAAAAGAAGATTATTAAATTTGAAGGTTCTTATCACGGAGCACATGATTATGTTCTTGTAAAATCAGGATCTGGCGCAGCAGGATTACCTGATTCACCCGGTGTCCCTGAGGATACCACAAAAAACACAGTTCTGGTCCCTTTTAATGATGAAGAGGCTATTCTTGATCTAGTTCAAAATGATATTGCTGCTATAATTGTTGAGCCAGTAATGGGTAATATAGGATGTATCCCTCCAAAAGAAGGATATTTAAAATTTTTACGGAAAATTACTGAGGAAAATAATATAATTCTTATATTTGATGAAGTAATAACTGGTTTCAGGATAGCTGAAGGTGGAGCGCAGGAATATTACAATGTCACACCCGATTTAGTCACTTTAGGAAAAATACTTGGTGGCGGATTTCCAATGGGTGCTTTAGCTGGTAAAAAAGAATTAATGGAGATGATAGCTCCATCTGGAAGTGTTTATCAGGCAGGTACTTTTAATGGTAATCCGATTTCTGTGACGGCAGGACTTTCAATGCTCAATCAACTCGATAAAAAATTCTATACTGAAATGGATAATAAAGGTACTTATTTGAGGGGTCTAATTGGGGATATACTTGAAGATAATGGCCTGAATTATAAACTCGCAGGTTTAAGCTCAATGTTCCAGATTTACTTTACTGAAAATGAAGTTTATGACTATAAAGATGCTAAAACTGCAAATACAGACATGTTCACTGGTTATTTCCACAAGCTTCTTAAAGAGGGTATTTTTGTTCCTCCGTCTCAATTTGAATGCTGTTTTATTTCTCTAATGCATGATAATGAAGAATTGGATAAAACAGCTGAAATTATAGATAGCTACATGAAGAAGTTAAAATAA
- a CDS encoding 30S ribosomal protein S8e, protein MAIWQGESLRKPSGGRAKLNKNKRKSELGKSAAETKISDRRVKKIRTKGGNKKIRLTNDNKINVVNPQTKKVEVAEILSVIENSANTHFVRRNIITKGAIVETSAGKVKVTSRPGQHGMINGVLVE, encoded by the coding sequence ATGGCAATTTGGCAAGGAGAATCATTAAGAAAACCCAGTGGAGGACGAGCTAAACTAAACAAGAATAAAAGAAAATCTGAACTCGGGAAAAGCGCTGCAGAAACTAAAATCAGCGATAGAAGAGTTAAAAAAATCAGAACAAAAGGCGGGAACAAAAAGATTCGTTTAACAAACGACAATAAAATCAATGTGGTCAACCCACAAACAAAAAAAGTTGAAGTTGCAGAGATTTTAAGTGTTATTGAAAACAGCGCAAATACTCATTTTGTTCGTAGGAATATTATAACAAAAGGCGCTATAGTTGAAACCAGCGCTGGAAAAGTCAAAGTAACTTCAAGACCAGGCCAGCACGGTATGATTAACGGCGTATTAGTTGAATAA
- a CDS encoding ATP-binding protein, with amino-acid sequence MEYYHDSQMQKIFDYLKQPKTLEGLRLSDSFVKNLILKLISSYGTIKTSRINEITGLHWDILEENIKKLEEESFCAPTSGGFLFSSVEYTVTKKGHEKAKRSLEENPYIGLAPVSYEEYYKIMEIQLKGRFPIHIPDEVVNFTFNDVVGVEYAKEVLIESCTVGRGIFVYGPPGTGKTFIVGKMPDLLPPLVIPKFIEFGGAVVQLYDPDFHKKCKEQPEDPRWVKIYAPFVLTGAELSLNKLETNYNPNKGVYETSPIIKANGGVLLIDDLGRQRDDHELLLNRLIVPMENKKDVIYVRGIPVIVHSNFIPVFSTNLDISIMDEAHLRRAPLHIFLKNPPISELVEVFKRNLDNLGEKYGEDVLERFIKVYTPISEGGEGLDPTFAHARDLAQITQAVRINQGKEVIDSEALELALGKHILIELQRLKIDITQVAKKVRSYRITTNDVESALNALNEYASCGISYEKDALIIDVEETITPVDLATYLHKKGIRADKIDLIAESERELRRTILHD; translated from the coding sequence ATGGAATACTACCACGACTCCCAAATGCAAAAAATATTTGATTATTTAAAACAGCCAAAAACTCTGGAAGGACTGAGACTTTCAGATTCATTTGTTAAGAATTTAATTTTAAAACTTATTTCCAGTTATGGAACCATTAAAACAAGCAGAATTAACGAAATCACAGGGCTACACTGGGATATTTTAGAAGAAAATATTAAAAAACTTGAAGAAGAAAGTTTCTGTGCTCCTACAAGTGGAGGTTTTCTATTTTCAAGTGTTGAATACACAGTAACAAAAAAGGGACATGAAAAAGCCAAAAGAAGCCTAGAAGAAAATCCATACATTGGTTTAGCTCCAGTTTCATATGAAGAATATTATAAAATAATGGAAATTCAGCTCAAGGGCAGATTTCCAATACATATCCCTGATGAAGTTGTAAATTTTACTTTTAATGATGTAGTGGGCGTTGAATATGCAAAAGAAGTTTTAATAGAATCATGTACTGTGGGAAGAGGTATTTTTGTTTATGGACCGCCAGGAACAGGTAAAACATTCATAGTTGGTAAAATGCCTGATCTATTACCTCCTCTTGTTATTCCAAAGTTCATTGAATTTGGAGGTGCGGTTGTCCAGCTTTATGATCCCGATTTCCATAAAAAATGTAAGGAACAGCCTGAAGATCCTCGTTGGGTTAAAATTTATGCACCATTTGTTCTTACAGGTGCCGAACTTAGTTTAAACAAACTTGAAACAAATTATAATCCCAATAAAGGAGTATATGAAACTTCCCCAATAATAAAAGCAAATGGAGGAGTTCTTTTAATAGACGATCTGGGAAGACAACGAGATGACCATGAACTCCTTCTAAACAGGCTCATCGTACCTATGGAAAACAAAAAAGATGTTATTTATGTAAGAGGAATTCCTGTAATTGTTCACAGTAATTTTATACCTGTATTTTCAACTAATTTAGACATAAGTATAATGGATGAGGCTCACCTTCGAAGGGCTCCACTGCATATTTTCCTTAAAAATCCACCTATCAGCGAACTGGTTGAGGTTTTCAAACGAAACCTGGATAATTTAGGAGAAAAATACGGAGAAGATGTTTTAGAAAGATTTATAAAGGTCTATACTCCTATTTCCGAGGGTGGAGAAGGTCTGGATCCAACATTTGCTCATGCAAGAGATCTGGCCCAGATTACTCAAGCAGTTAGGATAAATCAAGGAAAGGAAGTTATTGATTCTGAAGCTCTGGAATTAGCCCTGGGAAAACACATTTTAATTGAACTTCAACGGCTTAAAATTGATATTACGCAGGTGGCAAAGAAAGTACGTTCATACCGTATTACAACAAATGATGTCGAATCAGCGCTTAATGCTTTAAATGAATATGCCTCCTGCGGAATATCATACGAAAAAGATGCACTTATCATTGATGTTGAGGAAACAATTACTCCCGTAGATCTTGCCACATATCTGCATAAAAAGGGAATTCGTGCAGATAAAATTGACTTAATCGCAGAATCAGAAAGGGAGCTCAGAAGAACCATTCTCCATGACTGA
- a CDS encoding cobalt-precorrin-8 methylmutase produces the protein MLMGASTKQGYDIASKSRKIVRALIGDKIKDLSSDEQLIVERIVHSTADPDYAEITRISSDFVQESIKAVESGKDILTDINMVRAGINKYEGKVECYISHEETVKLAKEEQITRAAAAIRVAHNKGFDGIIVIGNAPTALFEAINLVENKGMNARSIIGVPVGFVGAAESKDALRMTGIPNIITEGPKGGTPVAVAVVNSLIQLNKD, from the coding sequence ATGTTAATGGGAGCATCCACAAAACAGGGCTATGATATAGCATCAAAAAGCAGAAAAATAGTCAGGGCTTTAATAGGTGATAAAATAAAGGATCTTTCATCTGATGAGCAGTTAATAGTTGAGCGAATTGTACATTCAACTGCAGACCCAGATTATGCTGAAATTACCAGAATATCCTCTGATTTTGTGCAGGAAAGCATTAAAGCAGTAGAATCTGGAAAGGACATTTTAACAGATATCAATATGGTAAGGGCAGGTATAAATAAATACGAAGGCAAAGTAGAATGCTATATAAGTCATGAAGAAACCGTAAAGCTCGCAAAGGAAGAACAGATCACTCGAGCGGCTGCAGCAATTAGGGTTGCACATAATAAGGGTTTCGATGGCATTATAGTAATTGGAAATGCACCAACAGCTCTTTTTGAAGCTATAAATTTAGTTGAAAATAAGGGAATGAATGCAAGATCCATTATAGGAGTCCCTGTAGGATTTGTTGGGGCTGCAGAATCTAAGGATGCTCTTAGAATGACTGGAATTCCCAATATTATAACTGAAGGACCTAAAGGCGGTACTCCTGTTGCTGTTGCAGTTGTAAATTCACTCATTCAGCTTAATAAAGATTAA
- a CDS encoding TIGR02253 family HAD-type hydrolase, translated as MIKAVFFDIDDTLYDTSGFAKLARKAALNVMIDAGLPLTTDEAYRLLREIIAEYGSNYDKHFNVLTKRVFGEEKPLLIALGMITYHNVKFALLRLFPQTIETLIYLKTQGYNLGVISNGITIKQWEKLIRLDLHHFFDHVITSEEAGAEKPDKKIFEVALEKMGSTAEESVMIGNKFGEDIIGALNIGISAILINSQLEEQDKVYLEKKGIKLDVLPNIGELKNIL; from the coding sequence ATGATTAAAGCGGTATTTTTTGATATTGATGATACTTTATATGATACTTCTGGTTTTGCCAAGCTTGCAAGGAAAGCTGCACTAAATGTAATGATAGATGCAGGCTTACCTCTTACAACTGACGAAGCTTACCGTCTTTTAAGAGAAATAATTGCAGAATACGGTTCTAATTATGATAAACATTTTAATGTATTAACTAAAAGAGTTTTTGGGGAAGAAAAACCTTTACTTATTGCCCTTGGCATGATTACTTATCATAATGTTAAATTTGCTCTCCTTAGACTGTTTCCACAAACAATTGAAACTCTGATCTATCTGAAAACACAGGGTTATAATTTGGGAGTTATATCTAACGGGATAACCATTAAGCAATGGGAAAAATTAATAAGACTTGATCTTCATCATTTCTTTGATCATGTGATAACTTCTGAGGAAGCGGGAGCGGAAAAACCTGATAAAAAAATATTTGAAGTTGCCCTTGAAAAAATGGGTTCTACTGCAGAAGAATCAGTAATGATCGGCAATAAGTTTGGTGAAGATATAATAGGTGCTTTAAACATTGGAATATCCGCCATACTTATAAATTCACAATTAGAAGAGCAGGATAAGGTATATCTCGAAAAAAAAGGTATAAAACTCGATGTTCTGCCCAATATCGGTGAACTTAAAAATATTCTGTAA
- a CDS encoding PQQ-dependent sugar dehydrogenase, with amino-acid sequence MKNKPLIIIATLILIAIILIFAITNSPEPQGSEMEILAQNLDTPWAIDFLPDNRIIFTERGGEISILDNGTIKNVGDVNANEISESGLLGVAVDPEFNTNKFVYLYYTGPNGNRISRFTLNERLENETVLLDGIPSAPNHNGGRLKFGPDGKLYATSGDASERSLAQDTDSLAGKILRLNKDGSVPSDNPFGNYVYSYGHRNPQGITWNLVTGQMYSSEHGQTRNDEINIIVRGGNYGWPIYEGNESAEGYIKPLIFYQDFTLAPSGITYYNGNLYVAGLRGSQLRKITLGFDGNTITGEEELFTDLGRIREVIEHDGYLYITTSNRDGRGIPQSGDDKIIRIRPK; translated from the coding sequence ATGAAAAATAAACCGTTGATAATTATAGCTACCTTAATTTTAATAGCTATAATACTTATTTTTGCTATAACAAATTCTCCAGAACCGCAGGGATCTGAAATGGAAATTTTAGCCCAAAATTTAGACACACCATGGGCAATAGACTTTCTACCCGACAATAGAATTATATTTACAGAACGTGGCGGAGAAATCAGTATTCTTGATAATGGAACGATTAAAAATGTAGGGGACGTTAATGCCAATGAAATAAGCGAGTCTGGATTGTTGGGAGTTGCAGTTGATCCTGAATTTAACACAAATAAATTTGTATATCTTTATTACACAGGTCCAAATGGAAATAGAATATCAAGATTCACTTTAAACGAAAGATTAGAAAATGAAACCGTTCTATTGGACGGTATTCCAAGTGCACCGAATCATAATGGGGGGCGACTAAAATTCGGCCCAGACGGAAAACTTTATGCAACATCAGGAGATGCAAGTGAACGTTCATTAGCGCAGGATACTGATTCATTAGCAGGAAAGATACTCAGATTAAATAAAGATGGCAGTGTTCCTTCAGATAATCCTTTTGGTAATTATGTTTACTCATATGGGCATAGAAATCCTCAGGGAATAACATGGAACCTTGTAACAGGACAGATGTACTCATCAGAACACGGTCAGACTCGAAATGACGAAATAAACATCATAGTAAGGGGTGGAAATTATGGATGGCCTATATATGAAGGTAATGAATCTGCAGAAGGTTATATCAAACCATTAATCTTTTATCAGGACTTTACTCTTGCCCCTTCAGGAATCACATACTATAACGGCAATCTGTATGTAGCAGGGTTAAGGGGTTCACAATTACGTAAAATTACCCTTGGATTTGATGGTAATACGATAACTGGTGAAGAAGAGCTTTTCACAGATTTAGGGAGAATCAGAGAAGTTATTGAACATGATGGTTATCTTTATATTACCACCTCAAATAGGGATGGAAGAGGTATTCCACAGTCCGGTGACGATAAAATTATCAGAATAAGACCTAAATAA
- the uppS gene encoding polyprenyl diphosphate synthase yields the protein MQILKPVYKAYEWYISRNLKPQNMPKHIAIIMDGNRRYSRLMGNMEAIDGHKRGVDTLEKVLDWSIELGIEIVTAYAFSTENFKRPPEEVKGLMHLFQKEFEGIANNPKIHKNKVKVKAVGQLELLPENVREAIRIAEKSTENYNKRLVNIAIGYDGRMEIIDAIKKISMEFKEGKIGIQDINEDLVNKNLYTAGLEDPNLIIRTSGEERLSGFLLWQSSYSELYFCDSLWPELRKVDFLRALRSYQERERRFGI from the coding sequence ATGCAAATACTAAAACCAGTTTATAAAGCATATGAATGGTATATATCAAGAAATCTAAAGCCTCAAAATATGCCCAAACACATAGCAATAATCATGGATGGTAACAGACGTTATTCCAGGTTGATGGGAAACATGGAAGCCATAGATGGACATAAAAGGGGTGTGGATACCCTTGAAAAAGTACTTGACTGGTCAATTGAACTTGGAATAGAAATTGTTACAGCATACGCATTCTCAACAGAGAATTTTAAAAGGCCTCCTGAAGAAGTAAAAGGATTAATGCATCTTTTCCAGAAGGAATTTGAAGGAATTGCAAACAATCCCAAAATACATAAAAATAAAGTTAAAGTGAAAGCGGTGGGACAGTTAGAGCTTCTTCCAGAGAATGTAAGAGAGGCCATAAGAATTGCAGAAAAATCTACGGAAAATTACAATAAAAGACTTGTAAATATTGCCATAGGATACGATGGACGTATGGAAATAATAGATGCCATAAAAAAGATATCCATGGAATTTAAGGAAGGAAAAATTGGAATTCAGGATATTAATGAGGATCTGGTTAATAAGAATCTTTACACTGCAGGTTTAGAGGATCCTAATCTTATAATAAGAACAAGCGGTGAAGAAAGACTCAGCGGGTTTTTATTATGGCAATCTTCATACTCCGAACTTTATTTCTGTGACAGTCTCTGGCCTGAACTGAGAAAAGTTGATTTTTTAAGGGCTTTAAGGTCATATCAGGAAAGAGAAAGACGTTTTGGAATTTAA
- the hypE gene encoding hydrogenase expression/formation protein HypE — protein sequence MKIGMAHGAGGEMMQNLISGIILNNIKNKKVNGGIGLGELDDGATIPFEDYEIVISTDSHTIDPIFFPGGDIGKLSITGTVNDVAVMGAKPLAIANAMVISEGFTSEDFERIIKSMDEACNEADVALVTGDTKVMEKDKLDKIIISTTGIGIAEKGKITSDSSLDVGDKIILTGSVGDHGIALMSYREGFGFETDLKSDVAPITEMTEAALKIGGVKAMKDPTRGGIANTLNELASKSGVGMFVFEDKIPVKEQVHAASEMLGIDPYEVANEGKVVMGVEAEKADEILEAIRNTKYGKDAQIIGEVTEDKHVIIETLLGGKRILEAPIADPVPRVC from the coding sequence ATGAAAATCGGTATGGCACACGGCGCTGGCGGAGAAATGATGCAAAATTTAATATCAGGTATTATACTCAATAATATCAAAAATAAAAAAGTTAATGGTGGAATAGGGCTTGGAGAACTGGATGATGGTGCTACAATTCCATTTGAGGACTATGAAATTGTAATAAGCACAGACAGCCATACAATTGACCCAATATTTTTCCCAGGTGGAGATATAGGAAAATTATCAATTACAGGGACTGTAAATGATGTGGCAGTAATGGGGGCAAAGCCACTTGCAATTGCAAATGCGATGGTAATAAGTGAAGGATTTACAAGTGAAGACTTTGAAAGAATAATAAAATCAATGGATGAAGCATGCAATGAAGCTGATGTTGCCCTTGTAACTGGAGATACAAAGGTAATGGAAAAAGACAAACTTGATAAGATAATTATTTCCACAACAGGTATTGGAATAGCAGAAAAGGGGAAAATAACAAGTGATTCATCTCTTGATGTGGGAGATAAAATTATATTAACAGGCAGCGTTGGAGATCATGGAATTGCATTGATGTCCTATCGTGAAGGTTTTGGATTTGAAACAGATTTAAAATCAGATGTTGCACCAATTACAGAAATGACTGAAGCAGCTTTAAAAATAGGTGGAGTTAAAGCGATGAAAGACCCTACAAGAGGTGGAATTGCGAACACTTTAAATGAGCTTGCATCAAAATCTGGTGTGGGAATGTTTGTCTTTGAAGATAAAATTCCAGTTAAAGAGCAGGTTCATGCAGCTTCAGAGATGCTGGGAATTGATCCTTATGAAGTTGCAAATGAAGGAAAGGTTGTTATGGGTGTCGAAGCCGAAAAAGCAGATGAAATTCTTGAAGCTATAAGAAATACCAAATATGGTAAGGATGCTCAGATTATAGGTGAAGTAACTGAAGATAAACATGTGATTATTGAAACCTTACTGGGTGGAAAAAGAATTCTTGAGGCTCCAATAGCAGATCCAGTTCCAAGAGTTTGTTAA
- the mtxX gene encoding methanogenesis marker protein Mmp4/MtxX, translating to MKIAAGIGENKNIVDASKEVNFEVILTESEENLIRMLLKKEVDAAVRGSISSSRILPLLKEKYNTDIFRASFLEVNGHKFLFAPVGIDEGDSKEHKIKIIELGAEFLLRLGIKPNIAVLSGGRPEDVDRSKKIYDSIEEGEYITGIIKNKYSVKHYFILIENAINDKANFILAPDGISGNLIFRTLVFLGSGKSHGAITLGINEIFVDTSRSQSIEGYKRALEFSNYLARLKSRNQNANTKTSL from the coding sequence ATGAAAATTGCAGCAGGTATTGGTGAAAATAAAAATATTGTTGATGCTTCAAAAGAAGTTAATTTTGAAGTAATTTTAACAGAATCAGAGGAAAATTTAATTAGAATGCTTCTTAAAAAAGAAGTTGATGCTGCTGTACGTGGATCCATAAGTTCTTCAAGGATTCTGCCACTTTTAAAGGAAAAATATAATACTGATATATTTAGAGCTTCATTTTTAGAAGTAAATGGCCATAAATTCCTTTTTGCCCCTGTAGGAATTGATGAAGGAGATAGTAAAGAGCATAAAATTAAAATAATTGAATTAGGGGCTGAATTTTTATTAAGACTCGGCATAAAACCCAATATAGCTGTTCTTTCAGGAGGAAGGCCTGAAGATGTGGATAGAAGTAAAAAGATTTATGATTCAATTGAAGAAGGAGAATATATAACAGGGATAATAAAAAATAAATATTCTGTAAAACACTATTTTATATTAATAGAAAATGCTATAAATGATAAGGCAAACTTCATTCTGGCACCGGATGGAATTTCTGGAAACTTAATATTCAGAACTCTTGTTTTTTTAGGTTCTGGCAAGAGCCATGGTGCCATAACACTTGGAATTAATGAGATATTCGTTGATACTTCAAGATCACAGAGCATCGAAGGATATAAAAGAGCATTGGAATTTTCAAATTATCTAGCAAGATTAAAGAGCAGGAATCAAAATGCAAATACTAAAACCAGTTTATAA
- a CDS encoding DNA polymerase domain-containing protein, translating to MVYLLKEEIKEQAQKFLKDINKTLPEGMELEYEGFYQRGFFVTKKRYALIEDDTIIVKGLELVRRDWAPITKKTQQKVLGAILREASPEKAAKIIKDVIDNIRKGNVKLEDLVIHTQLTKNPKEYAQMAPHVLAAKKAIEKGRKVGRGSIIRYVIVKGREPISKRAIPIEDADISNYDPNYYIENQVLPAVGRIIEALGYSEQEILHNEKQSSLDAFF from the coding sequence ATGGTGTATCTGTTGAAAGAAGAAATAAAGGAACAAGCACAGAAGTTCCTTAAAGACATCAATAAAACGCTGCCTGAAGGTATGGAACTTGAATATGAAGGATTCTATCAGCGGGGTTTTTTTGTTACTAAAAAAAGATATGCTCTTATTGAAGATGATACCATTATCGTTAAAGGTTTAGAACTTGTAAGGCGAGATTGGGCACCAATTACAAAAAAAACCCAGCAAAAAGTCCTTGGTGCAATTTTAAGGGAAGCATCACCTGAGAAAGCTGCTAAAATTATTAAAGATGTGATTGATAACATTAGAAAAGGTAATGTAAAGCTAGAAGATCTGGTTATACACACACAGCTTACAAAAAACCCAAAAGAATATGCACAGATGGCTCCACACGTTTTAGCCGCGAAAAAAGCCATAGAAAAAGGCAGAAAAGTTGGAAGAGGATCAATCATAAGATATGTTATTGTTAAAGGAAGAGAACCTATAAGTAAAAGGGCTATTCCCATTGAAGATGCCGACATTTCCAACTATGATCCTAACTATTACATTGAAAATCAAGTTCTTCCAGCTGTTGGAAGAATAATAGAAGCATTGGGCTATTCAGAGCAGGAAATACTGCATAACGAAAAACAGAGCAGTCTTGATGCATTTTTTTAA
- a CDS encoding carboxymuconolactone decarboxylase family protein codes for MSNERYKKGIEMLKIMNPTSYKQLAENLEDIAPDMARFVAEFPYGDIYTRPGLDLKTRELITVAAITALGTAPLQLKSHIKGALNVGCTREEIVEVMIQMAVYAGFPAGLNGIYVAKEVFEELDK; via the coding sequence ATGAGTAATGAACGCTATAAAAAAGGAATTGAAATGCTTAAAATAATGAATCCTACATCTTATAAGCAATTAGCTGAGAACTTAGAGGATATTGCCCCTGATATGGCTCGTTTTGTTGCAGAATTTCCTTATGGGGATATATATACACGCCCCGGCTTAGATTTAAAAACAAGAGAACTTATAACAGTTGCAGCAATCACAGCTCTTGGTACAGCCCCTTTACAACTTAAAAGCCATATTAAAGGTGCCTTAAATGTTGGCTGCACCAGGGAAGAAATAGTTGAAGTTATGATTCAAATGGCCGTTTATGCAGGTTTTCCAGCCGGTTTAAATGGAATTTATGTTGCAAAAGAAGTATTTGAAGAGTTAGATAAATAA
- a CDS encoding TatD family hydrolase, which translates to MIDTHCHVDFKDYNKNREDVIKRAKKKLNGIINSGATLGGNRRTLKLVEEYKGFLHGTLGFHPVNASKADYNIIEQAFREINENIDKAVAVGETGLDFHHIEDNEARNRQIRVFRSFIDLSNEYEMPIVIHARDAELKALEMIKKYSADVDVIFHCYGGDLETLNNIIDESYYVSFSTIICYSDHHKELVEYAPLENILTETDSPYLSPFKGQKNEPAFVEETVKKIAEIKSRSFADVEKITEKNAKKVFKLR; encoded by the coding sequence ATGATTGATACACACTGTCATGTTGATTTTAAGGACTACAACAAAAACAGGGAAGATGTTATTAAACGAGCGAAGAAAAAATTAAATGGCATAATCAATTCAGGAGCCACTTTGGGTGGAAATCGAAGGACACTAAAGCTTGTAGAGGAATATAAGGGATTTTTACATGGTACTCTGGGTTTTCACCCGGTAAATGCCTCAAAAGCAGATTATAATATAATTGAGCAGGCATTTAGAGAAATAAATGAAAATATCGATAAGGCTGTTGCAGTTGGGGAAACAGGACTTGATTTTCACCATATCGAAGATAATGAGGCAAGAAATAGGCAGATAAGAGTTTTCAGGTCCTTTATTGATCTTTCAAATGAATACGAAATGCCTATTGTAATACATGCAAGGGATGCTGAATTAAAGGCATTGGAGATGATTAAGAAATATTCGGCTGATGTTGATGTTATATTCCATTGTTATGGGGGCGATCTTGAAACATTAAATAATATAATTGATGAAAGCTATTATGTTTCATTTTCAACAATTATCTGCTATTCAGACCATCATAAGGAACTTGTTGAATATGCTCCCCTTGAAAATATCCTTACAGAGACCGACAGCCCATATCTTTCACCATTTAAGGGTCAGAAGAATGAACCTGCATTTGTAGAAGAAACGGTTAAAAAAATTGCAGAAATAAAGTCTAGATCATTTGCTGATGTGGAAAAAATAACCGAAAAGAATGCTAAAAAGGTTTTTAAGTTAAGGTAA